The following are encoded together in the Vigna unguiculata cultivar IT97K-499-35 chromosome 2, ASM411807v1, whole genome shotgun sequence genome:
- the LOC114171183 gene encoding two-component response regulator ARR5-like yields MDTDAVVSFDHVSPEDSHEVHVLAVDDSLVDRKVIERLLKISACKVTAVDSGIRALQFLGLDEQRRTSESEGFVPSLKVDLIITDYCMPEMTGYELLKKIKESSMFREIPVVIMSSENVLPRIDRCLEEGAEDFIVKPVKLSDVKRLKGYMTTTREVKVGSHDRGSGVVDDVGVEIEINNKRKLVEEEEEETSDMSSSSSPPSVSTLSSSPSVSSPSSSPTSSPIRRLKMSSSSSSSSD; encoded by the exons ATGGACACAGACGCCGTCGTTTCCTTCGATCATGTCTCGCCGGAGGATTCTCACGAGGTTCATGTTTTGGCCGTCGACGACAGCCTCGTTGATCGAAAGGTCATTGAACGCTTGCTCAAAATCTCAGCTTGTAAAG TTACAGCTGTGGACAGTGGAATCAGAGCACTGCAATTTCTGGGGTTGGACGAGCAGAGAAGGACCTCTGAATCTGAGGGTTTTGTC CCGAGTTTGAAGGTGGATCTAATTATCACAGACTACTGCATGCCCGAGATGACAGGTTATGAATTGCTCAAGAAAATAAAG GAATCGTCCATGTTCAGGGAAATTCCGGTAGTGATTATGTCTTCCGAAAACGTTTTGCCTCGCATAGACAG ATGCTTGGAGGAAGGTGCAGAGGATTTCATAGTGAAACCGGTGAAATTATCCGACGTGAAACGGTTGAAGGGATACATGACAACAACGAGAGAGGTTAAGGTTGGAAGCCACGACAGAGGAAGCGGTGTGGTCGATGATGTTGGTGTTGAGATTGAGATTAACAACAAACGAAAgctggtggaagaagaagaggaagagaccTCTGacatgtcatcatcatcatcgccACCGTCCGTTTCTACACTTTCATCATCACCGTCCGTTTCTTCACCGTCATCGTCTCCCACATCTTCACCAATCAGACGGCTTAAAAtgagcagcagcagcagcagcagcagcgaTTGA